The following proteins are encoded in a genomic region of Hirundo rustica isolate bHirRus1 chromosome 3, bHirRus1.pri.v3, whole genome shotgun sequence:
- the LOC120750231 gene encoding p53 apoptosis effector related to PMP-22-like → MVVCGLACWRCRWLLPLLLGLAIIMGIIALAGRGWLESESEPYVQQASLWESCTRGEEDLNWSCESLMDYGWGRAAAATYLVGFVILVICFALAVIAFSIEILRFNFVRGIGGLLFVVAAFQIIGLVIYPVKFTEEIPLTGDNMFSWAYGFGWASTVVVIGCAFFFCCLPNWEDEVLGNIKPTYYYSSPERAPYLN, encoded by the exons ATGGTGGTGTGCGGCCTCGCCTGCTGGAGGTGCAGGtggctcctgcccctgctgctgggcCTGGCCATCATCATGGGCATCATCGCCCTGGCGGGCCGCGGCTGGCTGGAGTCCGAGTCGGAGCCCTACGTGCAGCAAGCGTCGCTGTGGGAGAGCTGCACGAGGGGCGAGGAGGACCTCAACTGGAGCTGCGAATCCCTCATGGACTACG gatgggggagagcagcagctgccacatACCTCGTTGGCTTTGTGATCCTGGTCATCTGTTTTGCCCTCGCCGTCATCGCGTTCTCAATAGAGATCCTCCGCTTCAACTTTGTGAGAGGAATTGGAGGCCTGCTCTTTGTTGTTG CTGCATTCCAGATCATTGGCTTGGTCATTTACCCAGTGAAATTCACAGAAGAAATTCCACTGACGGGAGATAACATGTTCAGCTGGGCCTATGGCTTTGGCTGGGCCAGCACTGTTGTTGTAATAGGTTGTGCTTTCTTCTTCTGCTGCCTCCCCAACTGGGAAGATGAAGTCCTGGGAAACATCAAGCCTACCTATTACTACTCCTCCCCAGAGAGAGCACCATACTTAAATTGA